ATTCTAAACTCAAGTTTTGCTGTCGTACCAATCAATTCAATAGCCTTTTGAGGATCTTTTATCCCCGCAAGCTCCACTATCAATTTGTCATTTCCGCTAAGCTGAATAACAGGTTCAGCAACTCCAATGCTATTTACCCGTCTTTCAATAATATTTCTAACCTTGCTCATTGTATCAGCCTCTATTTTTCCCTGCGCCTGTAATACAACCGATGTTCCACCACGTAAATCAAGTCCCAGTTTTACTTTATTAAAGTACAAAATAAGAGCTGGAACAAAAATTACTAAAAGTAACCAAACATAATGTGATTTTTTATTCTGCATTTTTTTATCCTTTCTTTTTTTTCTATCTAAATATTTTTCATAAATTTATTCTTCAATTATTTAGATTACTGATTTTTATTTAGTCATTAAAATTTACTTTTATTAAAAATTTTGCGTCAAGTGGGGTAGTTCGTAGAACGTTTCGCCATTATCTCTAAGTAGCAGTCAGTTAAATATGTTAAAATAACTATGTTTTGCGAAAGAGAGCATGGCGTTTGATGCCCTTACGTTAAAAGAAATTATTATATAAAATAATTCTAAACTAACGTATCTAAATATTTTTGCAAAATTATTGACGCCGCAACCATATCTACAACTTTTCTACGTTCTTTTCCATTCTTTTTGGAATAGTTTTTTAAATAATGCTCAGCCTCTGTTGTTGTGTAACGCTCATCCACAAAGATAATCTGAATATTTGGAATGTCTTTCTTTAATTCTTCCACAAATTCCTCCACTTTTTCCACCTGACGTTTTTTCGTGCCGTCAAGACTTTTTGGCATTCCCACTACAATTTTTTTTGTGCCTTCATCATCTAGTATTTCCTTTATTCTTTCAACAGGATTTGTCTTTGTTCTGTCAATCACTTCGAGAGCAGTCGCAAGAATTCCCAAAGGGTCGCATTTGGCAACCCCAATTCTGACATCTCCCACATCTAATCCAATAAATTTTTTCATTTTTTATTTCTCATTTCTTAAACAATTTACCATTTTATAAATTTAATAAAATTATTTTTTTATAAAGTTAAGTTTTACTTAATCAAATATAATTTTTAGATTGGCTTGCAAGGGGGATTACCCCCTCACTAAATAATATCTTTTTTTGTACAAATCTATACCCGTATGGTTAGAAAGCAGGTCTATTATAATTTTTCAGTTATAAATTCAAACGCTTTTTCAACAGCTTCTTTTACAGCGCTTCCATCTTTTCCGCCAGCCTGTGCAAAGTCAGGACGTCCTCCACCGTTTCCGCCAGCAACTTGTGCTGCAACTTTTACTATTTCTCCAGCTTTCACTTTTGAAATCAGGTCTTTTGTAACTCCAACTACAAAAATTGCCTTTCCATTGTTATTTGTTCCCAAAATGATGATCCCAGACTGCATCTTTTCTTTTCCTCTGTCCACAATCTCTTTCAGCTCATCAACATTTTTATTTTCAAATGAAGATTTTAATACTTTCACGTCATTTACTGTTTCCAGATTTTCCAGCATTTCATTGATTTCATATTTTACAAGTTTTGTCTGCATTTCTTCATGCACTTTTACTGCCGCTCTCATATCTCCAATATATTTTTCGATAATATCAACAACATTTTTTTCATCTGTTCTAAAAATATCAGATATTTCCTTTATTTTTTCTTCAAGCCTGTTTACATAATTCAAGCTCTTATGTCCAGTTGTGGCTGTAATTCTACGTGTTCCTGAAGCAATTCCACTTTCAGACTCGATATTGAATAATCCTATTTCTCCAGTTGATTTGACGTGTGTTCCTCCACAAAGTTCAATTGAATATCCATCAATTTCCACAACACGGACTACATCTCCATATTTGTCTGAAAATAATGCCATCGCTCCTCTTGCTTTTGCATCTTCAATATTTTCATAATTTATTTTTACCTGTAAATTTGATAAAATAATGTCATTTACACCTTTTTCAATTTTTTCAATCATTTCTGGACTGACTGCTTCGTAATGTGAAAAGTCAAATCTTAATTTTTCATCATCCACAAGCGATCCGGACTGCTCTACATGTGTTCCTAGATTTTCTCTTAAAACTTTGTGTAAAATATGTGTAGCTGTATGATTTCTCTGAATATCTTTTCTACGGTTTACATCAATTTGCATTTTCACTTCTACGCCTACCGCTGGAGCAATTCCTCTTGTGATTTCAACCTGATGAATAAAGACATCGTGTTTTTTAACCACGTTTACAACTTTTCCTTCAAATTCTCCAGAAGTGATAATTCCTGTATCAGCAACTTGCCCTCCAGATTCAGCATAAAATGGAGTTTTATCAAAAATCATCTCGTATCCTGAAATTCCTTCACTTTTGGCAATATGTAAAAGCGTGCTTTTTTCTTCAAAATTTTGTGAATACCCAGTAAATTCAGTTTTTCCGTGCTTTTCAAAAAATTCATCTATAAATTCATCTTTTATCATATCAGAGATTGTTGTTCTGCTATCCTTTGAACGTTGCACCTGTTCTGCCAGTTTTTTCTCAAATTCTTCTTCTGATGCTTCAAATCCTTGATTTTCCAAGATTAATTTTGTAAGTTCAAACGGGAATCCAAAAGTATCATACAGTTTGAAAGTCAGTTCAGCCGGTAATTCTTTCTGATTTTCCGCTTTTAATTTCTGAATTTCTTCTTCAAGCATTTCAGTTCCATTTTTCAAAGTTGTTGCAAATCTTTCTTCTTCCAGTCTTATAACTTTTTCAATATATTCCTGCTTTTCAGCTAATTCGGGATATGCTTCATTCATTGTTTCAAGAACGTAAGGTACTAATTTATAAAGAAATATATCCTCTTTTTCAAAAACCTTCTGTTTTGCGGAACTTCCAGCTCCAAAAGCACGTCTTATAATTTTTCTTAAAATATATCCACGTCCTTCATTTGACGGCAATACCCCATCTCCAATCAAAAATACTGAGGCTCTAACGTGATCGGCAATAATTTTTATTGCTTCCTCATTTTCATTTCCTTGAATTTCAAGTACAGATTTTATACCTTTTATAATATTTGTAAACAAATCAGTATCAAAGTTGTTATCCTTGTTTTGTACAACTGAAGCAATTCTTTCAAGTCCTGCCCCTGTGTCAATATTTTTTTCTGGAAGTGGCACAAGCGAGCCGTCTTCAAGCCTGTTCCATTCAGTAAATACCAGATTCCAGATTTCTAAAAATCTATCTCCGTCATCTCCCGGCTTTCTGTCAGCTTCTTCGTTATTTTTTCCCATATTCTGAGTATCGTAATAAATCTCGCTGCAAGGCCCGCAAGAACCTACAGGTCCTGCCGCCCACCAGTTGTCCTCTTCTCCAAGCCTAACAATTCTTTCTGCTGGCACTCCGATTTCCTTGTTCCAGATTTCATAAGCCTCATCATCTGTTTTATACACAGACACCCAAAGTCTGTCCTCTTCCAGTTTCAATACTTTCGTTATATACTCCCAAGACCATTCAATAGCTTCCTTTTTAAAATAATCTCCAAACGAGAAATTTCCTAACATTTCAAAAAACGTATGATGTCTAGGCGTTCTTCCAACATTTTCCAAGTCATTAGTTCTAATACATTTCTGATAAGTCGTAATCCTTTTAAATGGTGCCTCCTTTTCTCCCAAGAAAAACGGTTTAAACGGTACCATTCCTGCTACAGTCAGCAATAAGCTCTTATCGTCTGGTATAAGCGATGCACTTTCAAAATGTTTATGCTCTTTTGATTTAAAAAAATCTACAAAACTTTTTCTTATTTCATTTCCTGTCATTATTTGTTTGAGATTGTCAAAACAATCCCGCTCCTTTCCTATTGTATCTTTATTTTATTATTGTAAAATTATTATTTTCAACCAATATTGCTTCCTTATTATTAATCAATTTCAAATCCAATTTATCTTTATATAATTCAACAGTTTTTCTCGAACCTTCCA
This is a stretch of genomic DNA from Leptotrichia hofstadii. It encodes these proteins:
- the ruvX gene encoding Holliday junction resolvase RuvX, which codes for MKKFIGLDVGDVRIGVAKCDPLGILATALEVIDRTKTNPVERIKEILDDEGTKKIVVGMPKSLDGTKKRQVEKVEEFVEELKKDIPNIQIIFVDERYTTTEAEHYLKNYSKKNGKERRKVVDMVAASIILQKYLDTLV
- the alaS gene encoding alanine--tRNA ligase, which produces MTGNEIRKSFVDFFKSKEHKHFESASLIPDDKSLLLTVAGMVPFKPFFLGEKEAPFKRITTYQKCIRTNDLENVGRTPRHHTFFEMLGNFSFGDYFKKEAIEWSWEYITKVLKLEEDRLWVSVYKTDDEAYEIWNKEIGVPAERIVRLGEEDNWWAAGPVGSCGPCSEIYYDTQNMGKNNEEADRKPGDDGDRFLEIWNLVFTEWNRLEDGSLVPLPEKNIDTGAGLERIASVVQNKDNNFDTDLFTNIIKGIKSVLEIQGNENEEAIKIIADHVRASVFLIGDGVLPSNEGRGYILRKIIRRAFGAGSSAKQKVFEKEDIFLYKLVPYVLETMNEAYPELAEKQEYIEKVIRLEEERFATTLKNGTEMLEEEIQKLKAENQKELPAELTFKLYDTFGFPFELTKLILENQGFEASEEEFEKKLAEQVQRSKDSRTTISDMIKDEFIDEFFEKHGKTEFTGYSQNFEEKSTLLHIAKSEGISGYEMIFDKTPFYAESGGQVADTGIITSGEFEGKVVNVVKKHDVFIHQVEITRGIAPAVGVEVKMQIDVNRRKDIQRNHTATHILHKVLRENLGTHVEQSGSLVDDEKLRFDFSHYEAVSPEMIEKIEKGVNDIILSNLQVKINYENIEDAKARGAMALFSDKYGDVVRVVEIDGYSIELCGGTHVKSTGEIGLFNIESESGIASGTRRITATTGHKSLNYVNRLEEKIKEISDIFRTDEKNVVDIIEKYIGDMRAAVKVHEEMQTKLVKYEINEMLENLETVNDVKVLKSSFENKNVDELKEIVDRGKEKMQSGIIILGTNNNGKAIFVVGVTKDLISKVKAGEIVKVAAQVAGGNGGGRPDFAQAGGKDGSAVKEAVEKAFEFITEKL